A single Methanofollis fontis DNA region contains:
- a CDS encoding prefoldin subunit beta: MSSVPPKVQQQLGMLQQIQQQLQTVAGQKAQYEMAVKETNRAIEELKEVSDESPVYVNVGTVMMQKEKEKVLAELTEKAETLDLRIKSLEKQEKAMQAKFEQLQAQIKQAMSGSPQAS; encoded by the coding sequence ATGAGTAGTGTTCCACCCAAGGTCCAGCAGCAGCTCGGAATGCTGCAGCAGATCCAGCAGCAGCTCCAGACCGTGGCAGGGCAGAAGGCCCAGTACGAGATGGCGGTGAAGGAGACGAACCGCGCCATCGAGGAGCTGAAGGAGGTTTCCGACGAGTCGCCGGTGTACGTGAACGTCGGGACCGTGATGATGCAGAAAGAGAAGGAGAAGGTGCTCGCCGAACTGACCGAGAAGGCAGAAACGCTGGACCTGCGAATCAAGTCCCTTGAGAAACAGGAGAAGGCGATGCAGGCGAAGTTCGAGCAGCTCCAGGCCCAGATCAAGCAGGCGATGAGCGGCAGCCCTCAGGCCTCTTAA
- a CDS encoding 2-isopropylmalate synthase, whose protein sequence is MVFFTPGNARKNIAIFDTTLRDGEQTPGVSFTIDQKVEIARQIAAIGVRTIEAGFPASSADELEAVRTIAAAGTGAQVCGLSRMRKDDVDACIDAGVDMIHVFIPTSDIQREHTIRKSRTEVIDATATTVAYAREHFDRCLFSAMDATRTDWPYLIEVCRTAVEAGATTVNIPDTVGVMTPTVMRDLIARVVREVRAPIDVHCHNDFGLALANTLAAVEAGASQVQVTVNGMGERAGNADLAQTVMALERIYGIETEVITERLVETSRLVSRYAGISIPPCQPVVGENAFSHESGIHSHGVLERPDTFEPGIMTPEMVGHRRRLKLGKHAGRHAVRQSLADVHIAPSDAELDRIMEKMKWIAGRGRRITDADLYAIAEEVTGMGGVAPAVSLRDIAILTGNHVMPTASVNLTVNGEEKVACSTGNGPVDAAMKAIIHCLPEPVHLKEFAVESISGGTDAIGHVTITVEDATGHIFDASSSSDDVVIASVDAMVNAINLLQRVAEKKPSP, encoded by the coding sequence ATCGTTTTCTTCACCCCCGGGAATGCACGTAAGAACATCGCTATTTTCGACACCACGCTCCGCGACGGCGAACAAACGCCGGGCGTATCCTTCACCATCGATCAAAAGGTCGAGATTGCACGCCAGATCGCTGCCATCGGAGTCCGCACCATCGAGGCCGGCTTCCCTGCCTCCTCGGCCGACGAACTGGAGGCGGTCAGGACGATCGCCGCCGCCGGAACGGGTGCACAGGTATGCGGACTCTCCAGGATGCGAAAGGATGACGTGGACGCCTGCATCGACGCCGGCGTCGACATGATCCATGTCTTCATCCCCACGTCCGACATCCAGCGGGAGCACACCATCAGGAAGAGCCGGACCGAGGTGATCGACGCCACGGCGACGACCGTCGCCTATGCGAGGGAACACTTCGATAGATGCCTCTTCTCGGCCATGGACGCCACCCGCACCGACTGGCCGTACCTGATCGAGGTATGCCGGACAGCGGTTGAGGCCGGGGCCACGACCGTGAACATCCCGGATACCGTCGGGGTGATGACCCCAACGGTGATGCGTGACCTCATCGCCCGCGTGGTGCGGGAGGTGCGGGCGCCCATCGACGTCCACTGCCACAACGACTTCGGGCTGGCACTGGCAAACACCCTGGCCGCCGTGGAGGCCGGCGCCTCGCAGGTCCAGGTGACGGTGAACGGCATGGGTGAACGGGCCGGAAACGCCGACCTCGCCCAGACGGTGATGGCCCTGGAACGGATCTACGGGATCGAGACCGAGGTGATCACCGAGCGCCTGGTCGAGACCTCCCGCCTCGTCTCCAGGTATGCGGGCATCAGCATCCCGCCCTGCCAGCCGGTCGTCGGTGAGAACGCCTTCTCCCATGAGAGCGGGATCCACTCGCACGGCGTGCTGGAGCGCCCCGACACCTTCGAGCCCGGGATCATGACCCCGGAGATGGTCGGGCACCGGCGGCGGCTGAAACTGGGCAAGCATGCCGGTCGCCATGCCGTCAGGCAGAGCCTGGCCGACGTCCATATCGCTCCCTCCGATGCCGAACTGGACCGGATCATGGAGAAGATGAAGTGGATCGCCGGACGGGGACGGCGGATCACCGATGCCGACCTCTATGCGATCGCCGAGGAAGTGACCGGCATGGGCGGCGTCGCTCCGGCCGTCAGCCTCAGGGACATCGCCATCCTCACCGGCAACCATGTGATGCCGACCGCCTCGGTGAACCTGACGGTGAACGGCGAGGAGAAGGTGGCGTGCAGCACCGGCAACGGCCCGGTGGACGCCGCCATGAAGGCGATCATCCACTGCCTGCCCGAACCGGTCCACCTGAAGGAGTTTGCGGTGGAATCGATCTCGGGCGGCACCGACGCCATCGGCCATGTGACCATTACCGTCGAGGACGCCACGGGCCACATCTTCGATGCATCGTCCTCCTCAGACGACGTCGTGATCGCCTCGGTGGACGCCATGGTGAATGCCATCAACCTCCTGCAGAGGGTGGCGGAGAAAAAACCCTCTCCCTGA
- a CDS encoding Ppx/GppA phosphatase family protein produces MDGRTPRLLAGGRGAVTGEAIPPGGRVVAFVDLGTNSVRLLIVRLDPNGSYAVLTRQKETIRLGEGEFETGLLQPAAMERAVLVCSRFMEVARGFSADEVVAVATSASREAQNRDEFLALLRERAGIAMRVISGVEEARLIHLGVASGGGVGDEEAVFIDIGGGSTEVSVGTHHSSRHRASLRLGAIRLSALFPPDGDGRYGPDTHAAMRVHVLEGVRGALGGFGDIGTLSAFGSSGTIENLAAIAGDKNVLTYNGLCSTIRRLIGMTLAERRVVAGMNPERADIIVGGAVILEVLMAEIGIPEMRISDRGVREGLLIDYLSGIDGFPQGTPLPVRRQGVLQLARLCRADEGHSCEVVRLALRLFDTGGEVGLHSLGETERELLEYAALLHDAGTLISFRGHQNHSCYIIENASLPGLSRREVRIIAQTARFHRKKPPTKKVLEAAGVAGGDARTVRILSSILRIAENLDRSHRGFVRDAVFEKNGNMFRIVVTPGGECDLEIWGLRDALQDVEKGLGKRIDLVIAETD; encoded by the coding sequence ATGGATGGTCGGACACCGCGGCTGCTGGCGGGAGGACGGGGAGCAGTGACCGGCGAAGCGATCCCTCCCGGCGGGAGGGTGGTGGCGTTCGTCGACCTCGGCACCAACTCGGTCCGTCTGCTCATCGTCAGGCTTGACCCGAACGGTTCATATGCCGTTCTGACCCGGCAGAAGGAGACGATCCGTCTCGGCGAGGGCGAGTTCGAGACGGGACTCCTCCAGCCGGCCGCAATGGAACGGGCGGTCCTGGTCTGCAGCCGTTTCATGGAGGTCGCCCGGGGCTTTTCCGCCGATGAGGTGGTGGCCGTGGCGACCTCGGCAAGCCGCGAAGCACAGAACAGGGATGAATTCCTCGCCCTGCTCAGGGAACGGGCCGGGATCGCCATGCGGGTGATCTCCGGTGTCGAGGAGGCCCGTCTCATCCACCTGGGCGTGGCGTCGGGCGGCGGTGTCGGGGATGAAGAGGCGGTCTTCATCGATATCGGCGGCGGTTCGACCGAGGTCTCGGTCGGCACCCACCACTCCTCCCGCCACCGTGCAAGCCTCAGGCTCGGGGCGATCCGCCTCTCCGCCCTCTTTCCCCCTGACGGCGACGGGCGATACGGTCCAGACACCCATGCGGCGATGCGGGTGCATGTGCTCGAGGGGGTGCGCGGCGCCCTCGGTGGTTTCGGCGATATCGGCACCTTGTCCGCCTTCGGCAGCTCAGGGACGATCGAGAACCTGGCGGCGATTGCCGGGGACAAAAATGTGCTCACCTATAACGGCCTCTGCAGCACGATCCGCCGCCTGATCGGCATGACCCTTGCCGAACGGCGGGTCGTCGCCGGCATGAACCCGGAACGCGCCGACATCATCGTCGGCGGAGCGGTGATCCTGGAGGTGCTGATGGCCGAGATCGGTATACCGGAGATGCGGATCTCTGACCGGGGCGTCAGGGAGGGACTGCTCATCGATTATCTCAGCGGTATCGACGGCTTCCCGCAGGGCACACCGCTGCCCGTGCGCCGGCAGGGTGTGCTGCAGCTCGCCCGCCTCTGCCGGGCCGACGAGGGGCATTCGTGCGAGGTGGTGCGCCTCGCCCTCCGTCTCTTCGATACCGGGGGGGAGGTGGGCCTCCACTCGCTCGGCGAGACCGAGCGGGAGCTCCTCGAATATGCCGCCCTCCTCCATGATGCCGGCACCCTCATCTCGTTCCGCGGCCACCAGAACCATTCCTGCTATATCATCGAGAACGCATCCCTGCCGGGGCTGAGCAGGAGAGAGGTGCGGATCATCGCCCAGACGGCCCGATTCCACCGGAAAAAGCCCCCGACAAAGAAGGTGCTGGAGGCCGCCGGTGTCGCCGGCGGTGACGCCCGGACAGTCCGCATCCTCTCATCGATCCTCCGTATCGCCGAGAACCTCGACCGGAGTCATCGGGGATTCGTGCGGGACGCGGTCTTTGAAAAGAACGGGAATATGTTCAGGATCGTGGTCACGCCCGGGGGGGAATGCGACCTTGAGATCTGGGGACTCCGCGATGCCCTGCAGGACGTGGAAAAGGGGCTTGGAAAGCGGATCGATCTCGTAATTGCCGAAACCGACTGA
- the ppk1 gene encoding polyphosphate kinase 1, whose amino-acid sequence MEEAITPGDPALYINRELSWIEFNRRVLEEAFDDTHPLLERVKFLSIFSSNLDEFFMIRVAGLRRQIICGALEAPPDGMSPQEQMEAIRARVLPLMEEQRRCWHEALLPALREAGIHIRRYGDLDGDERAALRRLFTEEIFPVLTPMVIDPSHPFPAISNLSLNLAVAVRDPVRGVRALARVKVPAGLVPRLVRIPGRQGHTVFIEEVVEANLDLLFVGMEIEGCHTFRVTRDADIEIEEDEASDLLTAIEEGMEVRRRGAPARLAVTTAMPEWIRERLAAYLGLPPVQVYTLDPPIGMADLMEIAGTDRPDLRDTPFLPAVPALFNRAGPVLPRLEDTDLLLYHPYDSFAPVVAVIREAAQDPDVLAIKQTLYRAGSNSPIVAALMEARQNGKQVTAIIELKARFDEENNIGWARALERAGVHVVYGIMGLKVHAKVCLIVRRAGGRIVRHVHLGTGNYNAGTAKIYTDIGYWTTDPSIATDVSDLFNVLTGLSRKGRYEKLLVAPLSMRQGILERIEKEIERRRSGGDGWCAFKMNALVDQEIIDALYRASQAGVRIDLQVRGICCLRPGLPGISETITVTSIVGRFLEHVRIYAFGSGEVLVGSADLMPRNLDRRVEVLFPIDDPGVREAVLRLLRVHLADDVRARRLLPDGAYERPLNGTCDAQAWMVGHRGCWREDGEQ is encoded by the coding sequence ATGGAAGAGGCCATCACCCCCGGCGATCCTGCCCTCTACATCAACCGGGAGCTCTCATGGATCGAGTTCAACAGGCGTGTCCTGGAGGAGGCCTTTGACGACACCCATCCCCTCCTTGAACGGGTGAAGTTCCTCTCGATCTTCTCCTCGAACCTGGACGAGTTCTTCATGATCCGGGTCGCCGGGCTGAGGCGGCAGATCATCTGCGGCGCCCTCGAGGCACCGCCGGACGGCATGTCGCCGCAGGAGCAGATGGAGGCGATCCGTGCCCGGGTGCTCCCCCTCATGGAGGAGCAGCGGCGGTGCTGGCATGAGGCGCTGCTGCCGGCGCTGCGGGAGGCCGGGATTCATATCCGCCGCTATGGCGACCTGGACGGGGATGAACGCGCCGCCCTCCGCCGCCTCTTCACCGAGGAGATCTTTCCGGTGCTCACCCCGATGGTCATCGACCCCTCGCATCCCTTCCCCGCCATCTCCAACCTCTCCCTGAACCTGGCCGTCGCCGTCCGAGACCCGGTGCGGGGGGTGCGGGCCCTGGCCCGCGTCAAGGTGCCCGCCGGGCTCGTGCCCCGCCTGGTGCGCATACCCGGCCGGCAGGGCCACACGGTCTTCATCGAGGAGGTGGTGGAGGCCAATCTGGACCTGCTGTTTGTGGGGATGGAGATCGAGGGGTGCCACACCTTCCGGGTCACCCGGGATGCCGATATCGAGATCGAGGAGGACGAGGCCTCTGACCTGCTCACGGCCATCGAGGAGGGGATGGAGGTCCGCCGGCGGGGCGCACCGGCCCGCCTCGCCGTCACCACGGCGATGCCCGAATGGATCAGGGAGCGGCTTGCCGCCTATCTCGGTCTCCCCCCCGTGCAGGTCTATACCCTCGACCCTCCCATCGGCATGGCCGACCTGATGGAGATCGCAGGGACCGACCGTCCTGACCTGCGGGATACGCCCTTCCTTCCGGCCGTCCCTGCCCTCTTCAACCGTGCCGGACCGGTCCTCCCCCGCCTGGAGGATACGGACCTCCTCCTCTACCACCCCTACGACAGCTTTGCGCCGGTGGTCGCCGTGATCAGGGAGGCCGCCCAGGACCCGGACGTCCTGGCCATCAAGCAGACCCTCTACCGGGCCGGATCGAACTCCCCGATCGTCGCCGCCCTGATGGAGGCGCGCCAGAACGGGAAACAGGTCACGGCGATAATAGAACTGAAGGCGCGTTTTGACGAGGAGAACAATATCGGCTGGGCCCGGGCGCTGGAGCGGGCGGGTGTCCATGTGGTCTACGGCATCATGGGGCTGAAGGTCCATGCAAAGGTCTGCCTGATCGTGCGGCGGGCCGGGGGGCGGATCGTCCGCCACGTCCATCTCGGCACCGGCAATTACAATGCCGGGACGGCGAAGATCTACACCGATATCGGCTACTGGACCACCGATCCGTCGATCGCCACCGATGTCTCCGATCTCTTCAATGTGCTCACCGGCCTCTCCAGAAAGGGGCGCTATGAAAAACTGCTCGTCGCCCCCCTTTCCATGCGGCAGGGAATCCTGGAGCGGATCGAAAAAGAGATCGAGCGCCGGCGGAGCGGCGGCGATGGCTGGTGCGCCTTCAAGATGAATGCACTCGTCGACCAGGAGATCATCGACGCCCTCTACCGGGCCTCGCAGGCCGGTGTCAGGATCGACCTGCAGGTGCGCGGCATCTGCTGCCTGCGCCCTGGTCTGCCCGGGATATCGGAGACGATCACCGTCACCTCGATCGTCGGGCGGTTCCTTGAGCATGTGCGGATCTATGCCTTCGGCAGCGGCGAGGTGCTCGTGGGGAGCGCCGACCTGATGCCGAGAAACCTGGACCGCCGGGTGGAGGTGCTCTTCCCGATCGACGACCCCGGGGTGCGGGAGGCGGTGCTCCGGCTCCTGCGGGTGCACCTGGCCGACGATGTGCGGGCGAGGCGTCTCCTCCCGGACGGCGCCTATGAACGTCCATTGAACGGAACATGCGATGCCCAGGCATGGATGGTCGGACACCGCGGCTGCTGGCGGGAGGACGGGGAGCAGTGA
- a CDS encoding HEAT repeat domain-containing protein, with translation MNQENRAVAEEALSQALGGADDARVRRMSSLLLGGTGSATATGPLLEALRDPDMGVRSAAAQALARIGTQALTVLIPTLRDPDWRIRYRAAEALGEIGDPRAVSPLIRSLSDEKDHVRYMSAKALGQIGDPAAIDALSRTLHDQNPPARKAAALALGRIGGAEAALEAALESEPSGSVRRGIRDALGRP, from the coding sequence ATGAACCAGGAGAACAGAGCGGTTGCAGAGGAGGCGCTCAGCCAGGCCCTCGGCGGTGCCGATGACGCCCGGGTCAGGCGGATGTCCTCGCTCCTCCTCGGCGGGACGGGATCGGCAACGGCGACCGGGCCGCTCCTCGAGGCCCTGCGCGATCCAGACATGGGGGTGCGCTCCGCTGCGGCGCAGGCGCTCGCCCGGATCGGCACTCAGGCGCTGACCGTTCTCATCCCCACCCTGCGGGACCCCGACTGGCGAATCCGCTACCGGGCGGCCGAGGCCCTCGGTGAGATCGGCGATCCCAGGGCCGTTTCCCCCCTGATCCGTTCCCTTTCCGACGAAAAGGATCATGTCCGCTATATGAGTGCGAAGGCCCTGGGGCAGATCGGCGATCCGGCGGCGATCGATGCCCTCTCACGCACGCTCCACGACCAGAACCCGCCGGCACGGAAGGCGGCGGCACTGGCGCTCGGACGGATCGGCGGGGCAGAGGCGGCCCTTGAGGCGGCGCTCGAGAGCGAGCCCTCCGGGTCGGTGCGCCGCGGGATCCGCGACGCCCTTGGCAGGCCGTGA
- a CDS encoding fibronectin type III domain-containing protein — protein sequence MRMNPPKRAITVLLLMALLIAPAPAEKVVISANIGLAITNLTVSAIGCDGATVCWETDREAVGWVDYGPLPGNYTARASGGEAPEYHHCVALPPLTPGSTVYLRAVSECATLRAASDEVAFTTAPENTGDDDTLPTVQTARTPAVPAPIEIVQTTGERVRPAPPPPTTVATEGTHGTPGSTVPVLPGVLILLFAVAALRWR from the coding sequence ATGAGAATGAACCCACCAAAACGGGCCATCACCGTTCTTCTCCTCATGGCCCTCCTCATCGCCCCGGCCCCCGCCGAGAAGGTCGTCATCTCGGCCAATATCGGCCTTGCGATCACCAACCTCACGGTCTCGGCGATCGGCTGTGATGGCGCCACGGTCTGCTGGGAGACCGACCGCGAGGCGGTCGGATGGGTCGACTACGGCCCCCTCCCCGGCAACTATACGGCCCGTGCCTCCGGGGGCGAGGCGCCGGAATACCACCACTGCGTGGCCCTTCCACCTCTCACCCCGGGCTCGACCGTCTATCTCCGGGCGGTCTCAGAATGTGCGACCCTCCGGGCAGCATCGGACGAGGTGGCCTTCACGACGGCCCCTGAAAACACCGGCGACGATGATACTCTCCCCACGGTGCAGACGGCCCGGACTCCCGCGGTTCCGGCCCCCATTGAAATCGTCCAGACAACCGGGGAGAGGGTGCGTCCTGCACCACCTCCCCCCACAACAGTAGCGACGGAGGGGACGCATGGCACGCCCGGCAGCACGGTCCCCGTCCTGCCGGGCGTCCTCATCCTCCTGTTCGCCGTCGCCGCCCTGCGCTGGCGCTAA
- a CDS encoding nucleotidyltransferase domain-containing protein translates to MHTGGTTPSPDLIAALLAFAADVRSRFRIERIILFGSAATGTLHEGSDIDLIVIGDFSERFHKRIAALLDLTDLPIEPLCYTPAEFERLVEEKNPFIIEALLEGVDL, encoded by the coding sequence ATGCATACAGGCGGCACGACCCCTTCTCCCGACCTGATTGCGGCCCTCCTCGCCTTTGCGGCGGATGTGCGCTCCCGGTTCAGGATCGAACGGATCATCCTCTTCGGTTCGGCGGCGACAGGGACACTTCACGAAGGGAGCGATATCGACCTGATCGTGATCGGGGATTTTTCCGAACGCTTCCACAAACGCATCGCCGCCCTGCTCGACCTCACCGATCTACCGATCGAGCCCCTCTGCTATACGCCGGCGGAGTTCGAGCGTCTTGTGGAGGAGAAGAACCCGTTCATCATCGAGGCGCTCTTAGAGGGCGTTGACCTGTAG
- the mntA gene encoding type VII toxin-antitoxin system MntA family adenylyltransferase antitoxin, whose protein sequence is MYTLTEKICETIIRVLTQNDAERIAVFGSYARGEAGPESDIDILVRFGRTKSLLQIVRIEDELKAALHRNVDLVTEKAVSPYLADTIHRDEVVIYDAGRSRVPPSYP, encoded by the coding sequence ATGTATACCCTGACCGAGAAAATCTGTGAAACCATCATTCGTGTACTGACACAGAACGATGCCGAGCGGATCGCAGTCTTCGGCTCCTATGCGCGGGGGGAGGCCGGCCCGGAGAGCGACATCGATATCCTGGTCAGGTTCGGCCGCACAAAAAGTCTTCTCCAGATCGTGCGGATAGAGGACGAGCTCAAGGCTGCCCTCCATAGAAACGTCGATCTCGTCACAGAAAAGGCGGTCAGCCCCTACCTTGCCGATACAATACACCGTGACGAAGTGGTGATCTATGACGCCGGAAGATCCCGCGTACCTCCATCATATCCTTGA
- a CDS encoding type II toxin-antitoxin system HicB family antitoxin — MSENRLRYTVLMEQNEDGGYTVTVPSLPGCISEGSTWEDALANIEEAIAGYLEVARKLRMPIPVEVSVSLNTINAV; from the coding sequence TTGTCAGAGAATCGTCTCCGCTACACAGTACTCATGGAGCAGAACGAGGACGGGGGCTACACCGTAACGGTTCCATCGCTCCCCGGTTGCATCAGTGAGGGGTCCACTTGGGAAGACGCGCTGGCAAACATCGAGGAAGCGATCGCGGGCTACCTTGAGGTAGCCAGAAAACTGAGAATGCCCATTCCCGTTGAAGTTTCCGTATCTCTCAATACAATCAATGCAGTATGA
- a CDS encoding DUF4129 domain-containing protein — protein sequence MRRATALLGVLVVVCVALLAVQAGDPVLWTAVNASATLSDEDLSIASKMSADKAESVLPLMQDLLSQSGTVVLSVKVKDWESAQRDLERYAEMTSSMNNLVVSLDLSETDIEDFRRNSEENVDALQTLVNGTQRFAEIQELRIEYRDSDDPSKLYSIIYEGEALKDELAQAYTSYAGREASMVAAGQKYEADTAEYEESVDGYEEIVEEIADLQEESSSGSAAPTLPPPGITIFISPDAGRFGDEIMIRGTLATHEGGAEVVAFIDSRRYANTTTTDDGRYTFTYRIGRVRAGTHLAYVQSGRSVSDLALFTVNTAPSEVTLRAVQNATAGTVECSGRLTALGQGVGGAEVALIADGALVGRVQTGADGRYQGDTVLEPGEHTLKAVFAAEGFPLEPCESEEVPFTIREPLFTLQTLLATAAAVSVGLLGGLAYLRWGRRRRRGSAQAAEEEEAPAPVVEAVAPEEEEAVLEVEPPEPEGPLTPLDEAAHLWERLALAAGRRYLIPNPRAKTPREIAATLRGTPVEEEARAFVRLYEGVRYAGIPCGEDEVGELRQLYEAVAGG from the coding sequence ATGAGGCGGGCGACGGCTCTCCTGGGGGTGCTCGTTGTCGTCTGCGTGGCGCTGCTGGCGGTCCAGGCGGGCGACCCCGTGCTCTGGACAGCGGTGAACGCCAGCGCCACGCTCTCTGATGAGGACCTCTCCATCGCATCGAAGATGAGCGCCGATAAGGCGGAGTCGGTGCTCCCCCTGATGCAGGACCTGCTCTCGCAGTCCGGAACGGTGGTGCTCTCGGTGAAGGTGAAGGACTGGGAGAGCGCGCAACGGGATCTCGAGCGCTACGCCGAGATGACCTCCTCGATGAACAACCTGGTCGTCTCCCTGGACCTCTCGGAGACCGATATCGAGGATTTCAGGCGGAACTCCGAGGAGAACGTCGATGCCCTGCAGACGCTCGTGAACGGCACGCAGCGCTTTGCCGAGATCCAGGAGCTGCGGATCGAGTACCGGGACAGCGACGACCCCTCGAAGCTCTACTCGATCATCTATGAGGGCGAGGCCCTCAAGGACGAGCTGGCGCAGGCCTACACCTCCTATGCCGGGCGGGAGGCATCGATGGTGGCGGCCGGCCAGAAGTACGAGGCCGACACCGCGGAGTATGAGGAGTCGGTCGACGGCTACGAGGAGATCGTCGAGGAGATCGCCGACCTGCAGGAGGAGAGCAGCAGCGGGAGTGCGGCGCCCACCCTGCCGCCGCCCGGGATCACCATCTTCATCTCGCCGGATGCGGGGCGATTCGGCGATGAGATCATGATCCGCGGCACCCTGGCCACCCATGAGGGTGGGGCCGAGGTCGTGGCCTTCATCGATAGCCGCCGGTATGCGAACACCACCACCACCGACGATGGGCGCTACACCTTCACCTACCGGATCGGGCGGGTGCGGGCCGGGACACACCTGGCCTATGTGCAGAGCGGGCGCTCGGTCTCCGACCTCGCCCTGTTCACGGTGAACACGGCGCCCTCTGAGGTCACGCTCCGGGCCGTCCAGAACGCCACCGCCGGCACCGTGGAGTGCAGCGGACGCCTCACGGCCCTCGGGCAGGGGGTCGGCGGTGCCGAGGTCGCCCTCATCGCCGACGGCGCCCTCGTCGGGAGGGTACAGACCGGCGCCGATGGAAGGTATCAGGGAGATACTGTGCTCGAGCCCGGCGAACATACCCTGAAGGCGGTCTTTGCCGCCGAGGGCTTCCCCCTGGAGCCCTGCGAGAGCGAGGAGGTCCCCTTCACGATCCGCGAGCCCCTCTTCACCCTCCAGACCCTGCTGGCGACGGCCGCCGCCGTCTCGGTCGGCCTCCTGGGTGGGCTGGCCTACCTCCGCTGGGGGCGGAGGCGGAGGAGGGGAAGTGCCCAGGCAGCGGAAGAGGAAGAGGCGCCGGCACCGGTTGTGGAGGCCGTCGCCCCCGAGGAAGAGGAAGCGGTCCTGGAGGTAGAGCCCCCGGAGCCCGAGGGGCCGCTCACCCCCCTGGACGAGGCCGCCCACCTCTGGGAGCGCCTGGCCCTTGCCGCCGGAAGGCGCTACCTGATACCAAACCCCCGCGCAAAGACGCCGCGTGAGATTGCCGCCACCCTCAGAGGGACACCGGTGGAGGAGGAGGCGCGGGCGTTCGTCCGCCTCTATGAGGGTGTGCGCTATGCCGGCATCCCCTGCGGGGAGGATGAGGTCGGAGAGCTCCGGCAGCTGTATGAGGCGGTCGCCGGGGGATAA
- a CDS encoding glycosyltransferase family 2 protein: protein METGKLPLSAESAGLVAGSYAGLPQASALPAQGGHTERHIVVVIPAYNEELVIGSVVLRARRNADTVIVVDDGSKDNTAEIARLAGADVVVMPQNGGKAAALMAGFERAREYSAEAVVMIDADGQHNPEEIMTVATPVLAGEADLVIGSRFIGEKADIPVYRRFGQEVLTLCTNASSTCRTTDSQSGFRALSRRAMANLDFASEGYSVESDMIAHFASRGLVIEEVPISVRYDVPHKHKKNPVSHGLGVLGNIISLIGYRRPMLTFGVPGFLAMVLGAFLGWHAFHAYYVTNKFPYELSILTAFLMFSGMLLCAVALILNELVLIVKAQKAGQKI, encoded by the coding sequence GTGGAAACAGGGAAACTGCCGTTATCAGCAGAGAGTGCAGGACTCGTCGCCGGATCCTATGCCGGTCTGCCGCAGGCATCCGCCCTCCCGGCCCAGGGGGGGCACACTGAACGGCACATCGTGGTCGTGATCCCGGCCTACAACGAGGAACTCGTCATCGGCAGCGTTGTGCTGCGTGCACGCCGCAATGCCGACACGGTGATCGTCGTCGACGACGGTTCGAAGGACAACACCGCCGAGATCGCCCGCCTGGCCGGGGCCGACGTCGTCGTGATGCCCCAGAACGGCGGCAAGGCCGCCGCCCTGATGGCCGGCTTCGAGCGTGCGCGGGAGTACTCCGCCGAGGCCGTCGTGATGATCGACGCCGACGGCCAGCACAACCCCGAGGAGATCATGACCGTCGCCACACCGGTCCTCGCGGGCGAGGCCGACCTCGTCATCGGCTCCCGCTTCATCGGGGAGAAGGCCGACATTCCAGTCTACCGCCGCTTCGGCCAGGAGGTGCTCACCCTCTGCACGAATGCGAGCAGCACCTGCAGGACCACCGACTCCCAGTCTGGCTTTCGGGCCCTCTCCCGCCGGGCGATGGCGAACCTGGACTTCGCCTCCGAGGGCTACTCGGTCGAATCGGACATGATCGCCCACTTCGCCTCCCGCGGTCTCGTGATCGAGGAGGTGCCGATCTCGGTGCGGTACGACGTCCCGCACAAGCACAAGAAAAACCCGGTGAGCCACGGGCTCGGTGTGCTCGGGAATATCATCTCGCTGATCGGGTATCGGCGACCGATGCTCACGTTTGGGGTGCCCGGGTTTCTGGCGATGGTACTGGGGGCGTTTCTCGGCTGGCATGCGTTTCATGCGTACTATGTAACCAATAAGTTCCCGTACGAGCTCTCGATTTTGACGGCGTTCCTGATGTTTTCCGGGATGCTGCTCTGTGCGGTGGCGTTGATCTTGAATGAGCTGGTGCTGATTGTGAAGGCGCAGAAGGCAGGACAAAAAATATGA